One Brassica napus cultivar Da-Ae chromosome C4, Da-Ae, whole genome shotgun sequence genomic region harbors:
- the LOC111205892 gene encoding probable WRKY transcription factor 54: MDPNSNNTKSIKRKVVDQLVQGYEFATQLQLLLSHQHSSQYISQTRIVSGDLDPVDELIAKILSSFHKTISVLDSCDSVPMAVEGSPNASRGDDLAAPVSCNGGDSGDSRKRLGVGKGKRGCYTRKKRWHTWTVEASRIDEDKYAWRKYGQKEILNSKFPRSYFRCTHKQTRGCKATKLVQKQEQDPSLFQITYIGHHTCNVSDQTHTNTEPNDHGVVMDSDNALAATIAQDHVNANIQEQEQENDISSLIVVGAGMVKEEGNNNGDQNKNYCEGSSVDGDLSLVWQDVMMMFDDHQHHQNHYYQGETSTASHQFSFIDNDQLFSLFDPYCPYEGTNAI; encoded by the exons ATGGATCCAAATAGTAACAACACCAAATCCATAAAGAGAAAAGTTGTCGACCAACTCGTCCAAGGCTACGAGTTCGctactcagcttcagcttctCCTCTCTCATCAACATTCAAGTCAGTACATCAGTCAGACCCGTATTGTTTCTGGCGATCTGGATCCAGTTGATGAGCTCATCGCTAAGATCTTGAGTTCTTTCCACAAAACCATATCGGTTCTTGATTCTTGTGACTCCGTCCCTATGGCCGTTGAGGGTTCACCGAATGCTTCACGTGGTGATGATTTGGCGGCTCCTGTGAGTTGCAACGGTGGAGATTCCGGGGATAGTAGGAAGAGACTTGGGGTTGGTAAGGGCAAAAGAGGATGCTACACTAGAAA AAAGAGATGGCATACTTGGACTGTGGAAGCTAGTAGAATCGATGAAGACAAATATGCTTGGAGGAAATATGGACAAAAAGAGATTCTTAATTCCAAATTCCCAAG aAGTTACTTTAGATGCACACACAAGCAAACACGAGGATGCAAAGCAACGAAGCTAGTTCAAAAACAAGAGCAAGACCCTAGTTTATTTCAAATCACATACATTGGCCACCACACATGTAATGTTAGTGACCAAACACACACAAATACCGAGCCTAATGATCACGGAGTAGTCATGGATTCGGACAACGCATTGGCTGCAACCATTGCTCAAGACCATGTTAATGCAAATATACAAGAGCAAGAGCAAGAGAACGACATCAGTAGTCTGATTGTAGTAGGTGCAGGCATGGTGAAGGAGGAGGGCAATAACAATGGTGATCAGAATAAAAACTATTGTGAGGGTTCTTCCGTAGATGGTGATTTGTCATTGGTTTGGCAAGACGTGATGATGATGTTTGATGATCATCAACATCATCAGAATCACTACTATCAAGGTGAAACTAGTACTGCTTCTCATCAGTTCTCTTTCATTGACAACGATCAACTCTTCTCCTTATTCGATCCATACTGCCCTTACGAAGGAACAAATGCCATATGA